A window of the Bradyrhizobium ottawaense genome harbors these coding sequences:
- a CDS encoding IS630 family transposase (programmed frameshift): protein MAMGYSNDLRIRVIQVVEGGAAARAAARQFVIGDSTAIRWAQRWRETGSFEAKSNKGQSRSPLKKHEEWLLGLVRQEPDLTLEEIQRRLLDEHQQKAGIGSVWRFFDRHGISFSKKSVRAAEQDRPDVAAARTAWADNQPKLDPDRLVFIDETGTSTKMARLYGRAPRGERLVGKIPHGHWKTSTFVAGLRSTALTAPCVIDGPMNGNAFLAYVEQVLVPTLKPNDIVVLDNLSAHKVPGIREAIEAAGAKLLYLPPYSPDFNPIEQLFAKLKALLRKAAERSVESLWNRIACLLDAFLPDECANYFRNSGYAAC from the exons CTGGCAATGGGGTATTCGAACGACTTACGAATTCGAGTGATCCAGGTTGTTGAGGGTGGCGCGGCGGCGCGGGCTGCGGCAAGACAGTTTGTGATTGGGGATTCGACGGCGATCCGCTGGGCACAGCGCTGGCGGGAGACCGGTAGCTTTGAGGCCAAATCCAACAAGGGTCAGAGCCGGTCGCCGTTGAAGAAGCATGAGGAATGGTTGCTTGGGTTGGTTCGGCAGGAACCGGACCTGACTCTGGAAGAGATCCAGCGCCGTCTGCTCGATGAGCATCAACAAAAGGCGGGAATCGGGTCGGTCTGGCGGTTCTTCGACCGCCACGGCATCAGCTT TTCAAAAAAAAGCGTTCGGGCGGCCGAGCAAGATCGGCCTGACGTCGCCGCGGCGCGGACGGCATGGGCGGACAATCAACCCAAGCTCGATCCCGACCGACTGGTCTTCATCGACGAAACCGGCACCTCGACCAAGATGGCACGGCTGTACGGCCGGGCTCCGCGCGGCGAGCGGCTGGTCGGCAAAATCCCGCATGGTCACTGGAAAACCAGCACCTTTGTTGCGGGCCTGCGCTCCACAGCCCTTACCGCACCATGCGTCATCGACGGCCCGATGAACGGCAATGCCTTCCTCGCCTATGTCGAACAGGTCCTGGTACCGACCCTCAAGCCAAACGACATTGTCGTGCTGGACAATCTCAGTGCCCATAAGGTGCCGGGGATACGTGAAGCGATCGAAGCTGCAGGCGCAAAGCTGCTTTACCTGCCTCCCTATTCGCCGGACTTCAATCCGATCGAGCAGCTCTTCGCAAAACTCAAAGCCTTGTTACGAAAGGCTGCCGAGCGCTCCGTGGAGAGCCTCTGGAACCGCATCGCCTGCCTGCTCGACGCCTTCCTGCCGGACGAATGCGCCAACTACTTCCGCAACTCCGGATATGCCGCATGCTAG
- a CDS encoding L,D-transpeptidase family protein, giving the protein MKYRSLVRALVTSAALAGAGVLLAGCNSDEISLATNAKANQPVPPKLIQAMVEKDMDLNSPVLVRLFKQEAELEVWKQDRSGRFALLKTYPICRWSGDLGPKVREGDRQAPEGFYNISPAQMNPQSAYYLSFNTGYPNAFDRSLGRTGSQLMVHGDCSSRGCYAMTDEQIAEIYSLGRESFFGGQKSFQLQAYPFRMTPINMAKHRNNPNMPFWKMIKEGYDHFEVTKQEPKVDFCEKKYVFDAMRAPNATRDPVFDASAKCPAYAIPEEVADAVREKQATDLAETAKLIAKGTPVARINTGIDGGMNKIFAARVPEGNTGLSEGGDSQGLSVLALSRAPGTIPSTVNPPRAPASPSDNLLQGAPEEPKLAAAPAPTAGPTRVANAAPTAQNDGFFSSLARKVGIGGTADSTATTASAPPPPAKPKVIEAKRTETPRPEASVPKTSAPKVAAAKPALKPSVSDAPAQAVAPAPSAPSQVAGSAPIVSSNSFDSRFGAVK; this is encoded by the coding sequence TTGAAATACCGCTCGCTGGTTCGCGCGCTCGTCACGTCGGCTGCCCTTGCGGGTGCCGGTGTGCTGTTGGCCGGCTGCAACAGCGACGAAATCTCACTCGCCACTAACGCCAAGGCCAATCAGCCGGTCCCGCCGAAGCTGATCCAGGCGATGGTCGAAAAGGACATGGACCTGAATTCGCCGGTCCTGGTCCGGCTGTTCAAGCAGGAAGCCGAGCTTGAGGTCTGGAAGCAGGATCGCTCAGGACGCTTTGCGCTGCTGAAGACCTATCCGATCTGCCGCTGGTCCGGCGATCTCGGACCCAAGGTCCGCGAAGGCGACCGTCAGGCGCCGGAAGGCTTCTACAATATTTCGCCGGCGCAGATGAATCCGCAGTCGGCCTACTACCTCTCCTTCAACACCGGCTATCCCAACGCGTTCGACCGTTCGCTCGGCCGTACCGGCTCGCAGTTGATGGTACACGGCGATTGCTCCTCGCGCGGCTGCTACGCCATGACCGACGAGCAGATCGCGGAAATCTATTCGCTCGGCCGCGAATCGTTCTTTGGCGGCCAGAAATCGTTCCAGTTGCAGGCCTATCCGTTCCGGATGACGCCGATCAACATGGCCAAGCACCGCAACAACCCGAACATGCCGTTCTGGAAAATGATCAAGGAAGGCTACGATCATTTCGAGGTGACAAAGCAGGAGCCCAAGGTCGATTTCTGCGAAAAGAAATACGTGTTTGATGCCATGCGGGCGCCGAACGCCACGCGTGACCCCGTGTTCGACGCCTCCGCCAAGTGCCCGGCCTACGCGATTCCGGAAGAGGTCGCCGACGCCGTGCGCGAGAAGCAGGCCACCGATCTCGCCGAGACCGCCAAGCTGATTGCCAAGGGAACACCGGTTGCGCGGATCAATACCGGCATCGACGGCGGCATGAACAAGATATTCGCCGCCCGGGTGCCTGAAGGCAACACCGGCCTGTCCGAAGGCGGCGACAGCCAGGGCCTGTCGGTGCTGGCGCTGTCGCGCGCGCCGGGCACCATTCCGTCAACCGTCAATCCGCCCCGTGCGCCGGCGTCGCCGTCCGACAACCTGCTGCAGGGCGCGCCCGAAGAGCCGAAACTGGCGGCAGCACCGGCGCCGACGGCCGGACCGACCCGGGTCGCGAACGCCGCGCCGACAGCGCAGAACGACGGCTTCTTCTCCAGCCTCGCCCGCAAGGTCGGCATCGGCGGCACCGCGGATTCGACCGCCACCACGGCCAGCGCACCGCCGCCGCCCGCGAAGCCGAAGGTGATCGAGGCCAAGCGAACCGAAACGCCGCGCCCGGAAGCATCGGTCCCGAAGACGTCAGCGCCCAAGGTTGCCGCCGCCAAGCCGGCGTTAAAACCGTCCGTCTCCGATGCGCCGGCGCAAGCCGTCGCCCCTGCGCCCTCAGCACCCAGCCAGGTTGCGGGCTCGGCGCCGATCGTGTCGTCGAACTCGTTCGACAGCCGCTTCGGGGCAGTGAAGTAA
- a CDS encoding low affinity iron permease family protein yields MTPAKQQSPVQYSLNMDELIRATEARNKLAGIEKLSEREIESVRKEMNSEKGSHIGEGGTMGVSKTT; encoded by the coding sequence CTGACTCCTGCAAAACAACAATCTCCAGTCCAGTATTCCCTGAATATGGACGAGCTGATCAGAGCCACGGAAGCTCGTAACAAGCTCGCGGGAATTGAGAAGCTTTCCGAAAGGGAAATTGAATCAGTTCGTAAGGAGATGAACAGTGAGAAGGGAAGCCATATCGGTGAAGGCGGCACGATGGGCGTGTCGAAAACCACTTGA
- a CDS encoding peptidoglycan-binding domain-containing protein, whose product MRHPTDRRSLFEEALTVTEHIPKVRRIARLLPASSLWVCLVLPAWGATLDASAINNAQYSSKRTSKDSVDPAVVKAEILLDRAQFSPGEIDGKLGANAQKALKAFALANGLPTSDALTADSWTKLVATSQDPVIIEYKITEGDVKGPFLKRLPSKLEDMKDLKSLEHFPFSVNRRDSH is encoded by the coding sequence TTGCGCCACCCCACCGACCGTCGCTCTCTGTTTGAAGAAGCCCTCACCGTGACCGAGCATATACCCAAGGTTCGACGCATAGCTCGCTTGTTGCCGGCTTCGAGCCTATGGGTTTGCCTGGTATTGCCCGCTTGGGGAGCAACGCTCGATGCTTCGGCAATCAATAATGCTCAATATAGCTCCAAGCGGACATCTAAAGATTCCGTAGACCCAGCAGTCGTCAAAGCCGAAATTCTCCTTGACCGTGCGCAGTTCTCGCCGGGCGAAATTGACGGCAAGCTTGGTGCGAATGCGCAAAAAGCGTTGAAGGCGTTTGCCCTGGCCAACGGTCTTCCGACAAGTGACGCTCTGACGGCGGATTCGTGGACGAAGCTCGTCGCGACTAGCCAAGACCCGGTCATCATTGAATACAAGATTACAGAAGGCGATGTGAAAGGACCTTTTTTGAAAAGGCTGCCTTCGAAGCTCGAAGATATGAAAGACCTAAAGTCTCTAGAGCATTTTCCATTTTCTGTGAATCGAAGGGATTCCCATTGA